A region of Microbacterium suwonense DNA encodes the following proteins:
- a CDS encoding LysR substrate-binding domain-containing protein, with protein MRNDRRRPARPRPGKPASKKAAPKKAAPKRQSTAKPVARTPKQQRPAPEQPRTLRLGLVPGTTPGRWIDTWKQRMPHVELELVPLTFAGQRERLSEVDLALIRLPLERTDELHVIPLYDEVPVVVASRESHLLAAEQLTADDLAGEVLITPADDVLGPLDLPTITPSFPMLATTRDAVETVASGVGILVVPMSLARLHQRKDADYRPLQGGPASTVALAWPREATTPDVEAFVGIVRGRTPNSSR; from the coding sequence ATGAGAAACGACCGGCGCCGCCCCGCGCGGCCGCGCCCCGGCAAGCCGGCATCGAAGAAGGCGGCACCGAAGAAAGCAGCTCCGAAGAGGCAGTCGACCGCGAAGCCCGTTGCGAGGACCCCGAAGCAGCAGCGTCCCGCGCCGGAGCAGCCGCGCACGCTTCGCCTCGGGCTGGTGCCAGGGACGACGCCGGGCAGGTGGATCGACACCTGGAAGCAGCGGATGCCGCACGTCGAGCTCGAACTCGTTCCACTGACGTTCGCCGGGCAGCGCGAGCGTCTCAGCGAGGTGGATCTCGCGCTCATCCGCCTTCCCCTGGAACGCACCGACGAGCTGCACGTCATCCCGCTCTACGACGAGGTGCCGGTGGTGGTGGCATCCCGCGAATCGCATCTGCTGGCCGCCGAGCAGCTCACCGCCGACGATCTCGCCGGTGAGGTGCTGATCACCCCGGCCGACGACGTGCTCGGCCCGCTCGATCTGCCCACGATCACACCGTCGTTCCCGATGCTCGCCACCACCAGGGACGCGGTGGAGACGGTGGCATCCGGCGTCGGCATCCTGGTGGTGCCGATGTCGCTGGCCCGGCTGCACCAGCGCAAGGATGCCGACTATCGGCCACTGCAGGGCGGCCCCGCCTCGACGGTCGCACTGGCCTGGCCGCGCGAGGCGACCACGCCCGATGTCGAGGCCTTCGTCGGCATCGTGCGCGGCCGCACCCCGAACTCCTCCCGCTGA
- a CDS encoding formyltransferase family protein: MQILTDDFIARIGAPVINIHHSFLPAFVGANPYARAKDRGVKLIGATAHYATADLDEGPIIEQDVTRVTHAESAAERSAAAPMWSASCWPAR; encoded by the coding sequence ATGCAGATCCTCACCGACGACTTCATCGCACGCATCGGGGCGCCGGTGATCAACATCCACCATTCGTTCCTGCCCGCCTTCGTCGGCGCCAACCCGTACGCGCGGGCCAAGGACCGCGGCGTGAAGCTGATCGGCGCGACCGCGCACTACGCCACCGCCGACCTCGACGAGGGGCCGATCATCGAGCAGGACGTCACGCGCGTCACGCACGCCGAGTCCGCCGCCGAGCGCAGCGCCGCGGCGCCGATGTGGAGCGCTTCGTGCTGGCCCGCGCGGTGA
- a CDS encoding helix-turn-helix transcriptional regulator has product MDITARASSIGTLSDDTRRALYEHVSAQPEPVSREAAASAVGVSPNMARFHLDKLVDAGLLQTEFRRLTGRTGPGAGRPSKLYRRSDGTISVSLPERRYDLVGHLLAGAIERAAEGADLNASVAEVAHDEGLRIAASGPEPDDPADDLERVSAVLAAQGFEPREQDGALTLANCPFDSLAREHTELVCSANLALIGGVLEGMHCPHLRAHGEPHVGQCCVAIRRAQ; this is encoded by the coding sequence ATGGACATCACCGCACGGGCCTCGAGCATCGGCACCCTCTCCGACGACACCCGCCGGGCGCTGTACGAGCACGTCTCGGCCCAACCCGAGCCCGTCAGCCGTGAGGCCGCGGCGAGCGCCGTCGGCGTCTCCCCGAACATGGCGCGCTTCCACCTGGACAAGCTGGTCGACGCCGGGCTGCTGCAGACCGAGTTCCGGCGGCTGACCGGACGCACCGGCCCCGGGGCGGGGCGACCGTCCAAGCTGTACCGCCGCTCCGACGGCACGATCTCGGTGTCGCTGCCGGAGCGCCGGTACGACCTGGTCGGGCACCTGCTCGCCGGCGCGATCGAGCGTGCCGCCGAAGGCGCCGATCTGAACGCCTCCGTCGCCGAGGTCGCGCACGATGAGGGGCTGCGCATCGCGGCATCCGGGCCCGAACCCGATGATCCTGCCGACGATCTCGAGCGCGTGTCCGCTGTGCTCGCCGCCCAGGGGTTCGAACCGCGTGAGCAGGACGGTGCGCTCACGCTCGCGAACTGCCCCTTCGACTCGCTCGCCCGCGAGCACACCGAGCTGGTCTGCTCGGCGAACCTCGCGCTGATCGGCGGCGTCCTGGAGGGGATGCACTGCCCGCACCTGCGCGCGCACGGAGAGCCGCACGTCGGGCAGTGCTGCGTGGCGATCCGTCGCGCGCAGTGA
- a CDS encoding CBS domain-containing protein, whose amino-acid sequence MMTLTTELLAKDIMTPGARCIGENDSLETAARLMADLDIGSLPICGEDGKLKGMLTDRDIVVKAIANGHAADTTTAGALAEGRPFMVDTEDDARHVLELMQEHQVRRIPVIDDHVLVGIVAEADIARRLDAQDTGETVERISR is encoded by the coding sequence ATGATGACGCTGACGACAGAGCTTCTGGCAAAGGACATCATGACGCCCGGCGCCCGGTGCATCGGCGAGAACGACTCGCTGGAGACCGCGGCACGGCTGATGGCGGATCTGGATATCGGCTCGCTGCCGATCTGCGGTGAAGACGGCAAGCTCAAGGGCATGCTGACGGACCGCGACATCGTCGTCAAGGCGATCGCGAACGGCCACGCGGCCGACACGACCACAGCCGGGGCTCTCGCTGAGGGCAGGCCGTTCATGGTGGACACCGAGGACGACGCCCGCCATGTGCTCGAGTTGATGCAGGAGCACCAGGTGCGCCGCATCCCGGTCATCGACGACCACGTGCTGGTCGGCATCGTGGCCGAGGCCGACATCGCACGGCGTCTTGACGCGCAGGACACCGGCGAGACCGTGGAACGGATCTCACGATGA
- a CDS encoding ATP-dependent DNA ligase: protein MGKFIYEGGVKAEFEDRALMHLQLVITAKLRRGEPFPFSWREDVSVGGGRTTVWIHPGSSLVFKYYGSRQPSINRGWTEGLAFTANSPGGLYLVPETAEGSDGGEGAGGVEASELRVGMPDN, encoded by the coding sequence ATGGGCAAGTTCATCTACGAGGGCGGGGTGAAGGCGGAGTTCGAGGATCGGGCTCTGATGCATCTTCAGCTCGTCATCACGGCGAAGCTGAGACGCGGCGAACCCTTCCCGTTCAGCTGGCGTGAGGACGTCAGCGTGGGCGGCGGACGCACGACGGTGTGGATCCACCCGGGCAGCTCGCTCGTCTTCAAGTACTACGGCAGCCGCCAGCCTTCCATCAATCGCGGATGGACCGAGGGGCTCGCATTCACTGCGAACTCTCCCGGCGGCCTCTACCTCGTCCCGGAGACGGCCGAGGGCAGCGACGGCGGCGAGGGCGCTGGCGGCGTCGAGGCGAGCGAGCTGCGCGTGGGCATGCCCGACAACTGA
- a CDS encoding NAD(P)H-dependent flavin oxidoreductase, whose product MTDLRELLGIRHPIILAPFGGLSSVALTAAVSDAGGLGSYGLYGYDGERIRATARALREATSAPFSLNIWLPTGDEVLPGPEHDAYAAALESFFAEVGIERPARPERYLPSLEEQLDAIWEAAPAVLSVVFGVPAASLVDEAHRRGIRVLGTATTVAEAVALADGGVDAIVATGAEAAGHRVSFLRAAEESLVGLVSLVPQVADAVDVPVIAAGGIADRRGAAAAFALGASGVQVGTSFLVTEESAANDAHRAAIRSTAADASVLTRAMSGRLSRGVRNRAVAEIEASAAIAPFPAQNWLTGRFRAVAGQRGMGELQSLWLGQSAPLASRATAAAVFTELLAGVPAV is encoded by the coding sequence ATGACTGATCTGCGCGAACTGCTCGGCATCCGGCATCCGATCATCCTGGCGCCGTTCGGCGGACTGTCATCCGTCGCGCTCACCGCCGCGGTGAGCGATGCCGGCGGGCTGGGGTCGTACGGGCTCTACGGGTACGACGGCGAGCGGATCCGGGCGACGGCGCGCGCCCTGCGCGAGGCGACGTCGGCGCCGTTCTCGCTGAACATCTGGCTCCCCACCGGCGACGAGGTGCTGCCGGGGCCGGAGCACGATGCGTACGCGGCGGCCCTCGAGTCGTTCTTCGCCGAGGTCGGCATCGAGCGGCCCGCCAGGCCGGAGCGGTATCTGCCGTCGCTGGAGGAGCAGCTCGACGCGATCTGGGAGGCCGCGCCCGCTGTGCTCAGCGTGGTGTTCGGCGTGCCGGCAGCGTCGCTGGTGGACGAGGCGCATCGCCGCGGCATCCGGGTGCTGGGCACGGCGACGACGGTCGCCGAGGCCGTCGCACTGGCGGACGGCGGCGTGGATGCGATCGTCGCGACCGGTGCAGAGGCGGCCGGGCATCGCGTGTCGTTCCTGCGTGCGGCGGAGGAGTCGCTGGTCGGGCTGGTCTCGCTCGTGCCCCAGGTGGCGGATGCCGTGGATGTGCCGGTCATCGCGGCGGGCGGCATCGCGGACAGGCGCGGTGCGGCGGCGGCGTTCGCGCTCGGTGCCTCCGGTGTGCAGGTCGGCACGTCGTTCCTCGTCACCGAGGAGTCGGCCGCCAACGACGCCCATCGCGCGGCGATCCGATCCACCGCGGCGGATGCCAGTGTGCTCACCCGCGCGATGAGCGGCCGACTCTCCCGGGGCGTGCGCAACCGTGCGGTGGCCGAGATCGAGGCATCCGCGGCCATCGCGCCCTTCCCGGCGCAGAACTGGCTGACCGGGCGATTCCGTGCGGTGGCGGGTCAGCGGGGCATGGGCGAGCTGCAATCGCTGTGGCTGGGCCAGTCGGCGCCGCTGGCGAGCCGGGCCACTGCCGCCGCCGTCTTCACCGAGCTGCTCGCCGGAGTGCCCGCAGTCTGA
- a CDS encoding ATP-dependent Clp protease ATP-binding subunit, which produces MPNDFNEAGSGSFDEFLARYLAGEQARQTRSIDLSRFLTARTQQILQRAGRFALERGQTELDALHVLRVIVEDEAVSHAIRRIGADPVAIAKAVDAGLPESRPAAEVDAASLTSSASRALFHAYQVARSSGSTYIEPEHVFFALVIAQDSPSGQILARSGVTAEALTQSLRGEPVPAGVAPSTQAGDPASETPMLDQYGLDLTALARAGELDPVIGRASEIEQTIEILSRRTKNNPVLIGEAGVGKTAVVEGLARAIVEGEVPAQLKDRRVVSLDLPGMLSGTRYRGDFEERLTKTMDEIAAHKGEIIVFVDELHTVVGAGGSGESGGMDAGNILKPRLARGELHLVGATTLGEYRRIEKDAALERRFQPVKVSEPSIEDAVRILQGLKPAYQEHHAVAYTDEAIRAAVELSARYLPDRVLPDKAIDLIDQAGARLRLQLGATADVDALLAQLAELEAQKNAAVSAEHYEEASRVRDEILAVQARIDQAGAPASADAVVDEAQIAAVISRATGIPVSRLTETERERLGGLEADLHSRVIGQDDAVAAVARAVRRSRTGMGDARRPVGSFLFLGPTGVGKTELAKALADRLFDDETAVIRFDMSEFGERHTVSRLVGAPPGYVGYDEAGQLTERVRRNPYSIVLFDEIEKAHPDVFNLLLQVLDDGRLTDGQGRTVDFRNTVVVMTSNIGSEFLASRSGALGFVASQDASASGFASQEDLRARVMGKLREAMRPEFLNRIDEIVIFQKLSREELGRIVRLMLEATAKRLADREIAFEATDAAVEWLGEHGYEPEYGARPLRRLIQREVDDRIADLLVAGSLADGGQVRVDASDGALQVAALAASLAPAA; this is translated from the coding sequence ATGCCCAACGACTTCAACGAGGCGGGTTCGGGCTCGTTCGACGAGTTCCTGGCGCGCTACCTGGCGGGTGAGCAGGCCCGGCAGACGCGGTCGATCGACCTCAGCCGGTTCCTCACCGCGCGCACGCAGCAGATCCTGCAGCGTGCCGGCCGCTTCGCGCTGGAGCGCGGCCAGACCGAGCTGGACGCCCTGCATGTGCTGCGGGTGATCGTCGAGGACGAGGCCGTCTCGCACGCCATCCGGCGCATCGGCGCCGACCCCGTCGCTATCGCGAAGGCCGTCGATGCGGGTCTTCCGGAGAGCCGTCCGGCAGCTGAGGTGGATGCCGCGAGCCTGACCTCCAGCGCCAGCCGGGCGCTGTTCCACGCCTACCAGGTCGCCCGGTCCTCGGGCTCGACCTACATCGAACCCGAGCACGTGTTCTTCGCCCTCGTGATCGCCCAGGACTCGCCCTCCGGGCAGATCCTCGCGCGCTCCGGCGTCACCGCCGAGGCGCTCACGCAGAGCCTGCGCGGCGAGCCGGTGCCGGCAGGTGTGGCACCGAGCACGCAGGCCGGTGACCCGGCATCCGAGACCCCGATGCTGGACCAGTACGGACTCGACCTGACCGCGCTGGCACGTGCAGGCGAGCTGGACCCGGTGATCGGACGCGCGTCCGAGATCGAGCAGACCATCGAGATCCTCAGCCGGCGCACCAAGAACAACCCGGTGCTGATCGGCGAGGCCGGTGTCGGCAAGACCGCCGTCGTCGAGGGCCTGGCGCGCGCGATCGTCGAGGGCGAGGTGCCTGCGCAGCTGAAGGATCGTCGCGTGGTCTCGCTGGATCTGCCGGGGATGCTCTCCGGCACCCGGTACCGCGGAGACTTCGAGGAGCGGCTGACGAAGACGATGGACGAGATCGCCGCGCACAAGGGCGAGATCATCGTGTTCGTCGACGAGCTGCACACCGTGGTCGGCGCCGGCGGCTCGGGCGAGAGCGGCGGGATGGATGCCGGGAACATCCTCAAGCCGCGGCTGGCGCGCGGCGAGCTGCACCTGGTGGGCGCGACCACGCTCGGCGAGTACCGCCGGATCGAGAAGGATGCGGCGCTGGAGCGCCGGTTCCAGCCCGTGAAGGTCTCCGAGCCCTCGATCGAGGATGCTGTGCGGATTCTGCAGGGGCTGAAGCCCGCGTATCAGGAGCACCACGCCGTCGCCTACACCGATGAGGCGATCCGCGCCGCGGTCGAGCTGAGCGCCCGCTACCTGCCCGATCGGGTGCTGCCCGACAAGGCCATCGACCTGATCGACCAGGCCGGGGCCCGGCTGCGCCTGCAGCTGGGCGCCACCGCCGATGTCGATGCGCTGCTGGCGCAGCTGGCCGAGCTGGAGGCGCAGAAGAATGCCGCCGTCAGCGCGGAGCACTACGAGGAGGCTTCTCGCGTGCGAGACGAGATCCTCGCCGTGCAGGCGCGGATCGACCAGGCGGGAGCGCCCGCCTCGGCGGACGCCGTCGTCGACGAGGCGCAGATCGCTGCGGTGATCTCGCGCGCCACCGGGATCCCGGTCAGCCGTCTGACCGAGACCGAGCGCGAGCGTCTGGGCGGCCTGGAGGCCGACCTGCACTCCCGGGTGATCGGTCAGGACGATGCGGTCGCGGCCGTGGCCCGCGCGGTCCGTCGCAGCCGCACCGGCATGGGCGACGCGCGCCGGCCGGTGGGCTCGTTCCTGTTCCTCGGGCCGACCGGTGTCGGCAAGACCGAGCTGGCCAAGGCCCTCGCAGACCGTCTCTTCGACGACGAGACCGCCGTGATCCGATTCGACATGAGCGAGTTCGGCGAGCGGCACACGGTGTCGCGCCTGGTCGGCGCCCCTCCGGGATACGTCGGCTATGACGAGGCCGGTCAGCTCACCGAGCGCGTGCGGCGCAACCCGTACTCGATCGTGCTGTTCGACGAGATCGAGAAGGCGCACCCCGACGTGTTCAACCTGCTGCTGCAGGTGCTCGACGATGGTCGGCTCACCGATGGTCAGGGGCGCACGGTCGACTTCCGCAACACCGTGGTCGTGATGACCTCGAACATCGGATCGGAGTTCCTGGCGTCGCGCTCGGGCGCGCTCGGGTTCGTGGCCTCGCAGGATGCGTCGGCATCCGGATTCGCCTCGCAGGAGGACCTGCGGGCGCGGGTGATGGGCAAGCTTCGCGAGGCGATGCGTCCGGAGTTCCTGAACCGCATCGACGAGATCGTGATCTTCCAGAAGCTCTCGCGCGAGGAGCTGGGCCGCATCGTGCGGCTGATGCTCGAGGCGACGGCGAAGCGGCTGGCGGATCGTGAGATCGCGTTCGAGGCGACGGATGCCGCGGTGGAGTGGCTCGGCGAGCATGGCTACGAGCCGGAGTACGGTGCGCGTCCGCTGCGTCGCCTGATCCAGCGCGAGGTCGACGATCGCATCGCCGACCTGCTCGTCGCTGGCTCGCTGGCAGACGGCGGCCAGGTGCGCGTGGACGCGTCCGATGGCGCCCTCCAGGTCGCCGCCCTGGCCGCATCCCTGGCCCCCGCCGCCTGA
- a CDS encoding glutamine amidotransferase-related protein, producing the protein MSSVLYVCVRPERSAADAEHRSFARDLGIRNLARIDLLHASLESVEWEQYGGFVIGGSPFNVTSADKSEAQQAVEHDLERIAARAIDGAASALFTCYGIGVVTRMLGGRVTMDHPERVQATRIRITSAGTKDPLFGPSAPAMSVFTAHNESAAETPPDAELLASNDGCPVQAYRVGERLYATQFHPEASPQDFADRMAVYRAAGYFDPGEYAAIEQKVLSASVEGADLLGRFPGLLGR; encoded by the coding sequence ATGTCCTCGGTGCTGTACGTGTGCGTGCGTCCGGAGCGCAGCGCGGCGGATGCCGAGCACCGCTCCTTCGCTCGCGATCTCGGCATCCGGAACCTCGCCCGCATCGACCTGCTGCATGCGTCCCTGGAATCCGTCGAGTGGGAGCAGTACGGCGGTTTCGTGATCGGAGGCTCGCCGTTCAACGTCACCAGCGCCGACAAGAGCGAAGCCCAGCAGGCGGTGGAGCACGACCTTGAGCGCATCGCCGCCAGGGCGATCGACGGCGCCGCGTCGGCGCTGTTCACCTGCTACGGCATCGGAGTGGTCACGCGGATGCTGGGTGGCAGAGTGACGATGGATCACCCGGAGCGCGTGCAGGCGACGCGCATCCGCATCACCTCCGCCGGCACGAAGGATCCTCTGTTCGGCCCCAGTGCTCCGGCGATGTCCGTGTTCACCGCGCACAACGAATCCGCCGCCGAGACCCCGCCGGATGCCGAACTTCTGGCGAGCAACGACGGATGCCCGGTGCAGGCGTACCGGGTGGGCGAGCGCCTCTATGCCACGCAATTCCACCCCGAGGCGTCGCCGCAGGACTTCGCGGATCGGATGGCGGTGTATCGCGCGGCGGGCTATTTCGACCCCGGCGAGTACGCCGCGATCGAGCAGAAGGTGCTCTCGGCATCCGTCGAGGGAGCCGACCTGCTGGGCCGCTTCCCGGGGCTGCTCGGACGCTGA
- a CDS encoding ACT domain-containing protein, producing MPQSDTARLLIACDDQPGIVAAVAGVLAEHGANIISLDQHSTDEQGGRFFQRTVLHLDGLAAKRPALETSIGDVAERFEMEWSLHDTATRKRVAIFVSKYDHCLMELLWRTQRGELDIDVTMVVSNHPDLAESVRSFGVPFVHIPRGEERMRRPRWRLVSWSCCRATSIWSCSPGTCRSSPTTSSHASGRR from the coding sequence ATGCCGCAGTCCGACACCGCACGCCTTCTCATCGCCTGTGACGACCAGCCCGGAATCGTCGCGGCCGTCGCCGGGGTGCTGGCGGAGCACGGCGCGAACATCATCTCCCTCGATCAGCATTCCACCGACGAGCAGGGCGGTCGCTTCTTCCAGCGCACGGTGCTGCACCTCGACGGGCTGGCGGCCAAGCGCCCTGCGCTGGAGACCTCGATCGGCGATGTCGCGGAGCGGTTCGAGATGGAGTGGTCGCTGCACGACACCGCGACGCGCAAGCGGGTGGCGATCTTCGTGTCCAAGTACGACCACTGCCTGATGGAGCTGCTGTGGCGCACCCAGCGCGGAGAGCTCGACATCGACGTGACCATGGTGGTCTCCAACCACCCGGATCTGGCCGAGTCGGTGCGCTCGTTCGGGGTGCCGTTCGTGCACATCCCCCGCGGCGAGGAGCGGATGCGAAGGCCGAGATGGAGGCTCGTCAGCTGGAGCTGCTGCAGGGCAACGTCGATCTGGTCGTGCTCGCCCGGTACATGCAGATCCTCACCGACGACTTCATCGCACGCATCGGGGCGCCGGTGA